A genomic window from Dermacentor silvarum isolate Dsil-2018 chromosome 9, BIME_Dsil_1.4, whole genome shotgun sequence includes:
- the LOC119464247 gene encoding U8-agatoxin-Ao1a, whose translation MQSQLVALTLVVIFLVGTVLSVPYNNYDDTLLDEYKQRLENYLMSADKRSCIRRGATCDGRPNDCCNQSACRCNLWGTNCRCQRAGLFQSLGKK comes from the exons ATGCAGTCGCAGCTGGTCGCCCTCACTTTAGTAGTCATTTTCCTTGTGGGAACAGTGCTGTCTGTGCCCTACAACAACTACG ATGACACCCTCTTAGATGAATACAAGCAGCGACTCGAGAACTACTTGATGTCTGCTGATAA ACGCAGCTGCATCCGACGGGGTGCAACCTGTGATGGCCGACCCAACGACTGCTGCAACCAGTCGGCTTGCCGCTGCAACCTCTGGGGCACCAACTGTCGTTGCCAGAGGGCCGGCCTCTTCCAGTCGCTGGGCAAGAAGTGA